The Alteribacter populi genomic sequence TTTTTTCAATTATTTCATGTGTCATTGTTCTCCCCCCATTGTACAAGTATCGGTTGCTTTTCCATGTAATGAATATAGGCAGCGGTATCTTTTATATTGTCGACAAAAAAGATCCGACAACCATTTTCATCACCACTATCTTTTAGCTTATTTATTCTCTCGTATCCTGATTTTTTACTTGCCACATAACCGGTTACATAATCAGGGTCATCCGACCAGCATAGCTCCGCCACTGTCGCAACGTGATGATTCACTTTACTAGCTAGAACGAGTGCTTCTTTCATTCGAGGATTGTCAGGTAAGTGATGGTTCTCTGCCCACATTTGAAAATTAGCATTTGTCCAATCCATTCTTGAAACACGAACACTTTTTGCCAGGCATGCTCCACTGTGAATATCAATGAGAGTTGCTCCAGATTGATTAAGGTCCTCAGAAAGAAGATGATAAGCCTTTTCAATAATCCACTTTGGAACTCCCGCACTCTCAAGAAGCTCTCGGGCTAATTGCTGCCCTTTTCCAACTGTTGTAACGTCGTAAGTCGAGACGTGTAATGGTTTAATCCGTTCTACAGCTTCGTCCACAGGGTCGAACTGAATTTGCATAAAATCTGGATTTCCTTTGGGATGAGTGAGCGCCTTATCTAGTAAAGTATTGACCGCTATTTTCATATCTTGATAGCTGGTGAGCATCTCGCCACCTGAAATATGCTTTCCACCTTGTTCATGAGACCTGTACTTTGAAGCTCGCATTCTTACACTGTAAAGCTTATCCTCTGTCATCTCTTCCGCCCTTTCCCCGAATTTCAATGACTTCATAAGTCGTATAAACTCCATCACCTGCTCGGTGCGCAAGATCATACCTTCTCATTACTTCTTTAAGTAAAGCCCTTGATGTTCCTAGTGAGTAATGGTTTTCGCTATAATTAGCGCCCACTGCTTTTACCGACTTTAAAAACTGTTGACAGTTGCCATAGGTAAGTCGCTCGATGGTCTGTTCCGTACTGACTTCTTTTAGCCCGACACCAATTAATACAGCTTGCCAAGCCTTCTCCTCTTGCATCGGAAGCGTATGCCGACCATCTGTAAGCCCCATTTCTTGCTTCACCTCTTCAAAAATTCGATGTAATTCCTGAAAAGTTGCAGGTCCGAAGGTTGAAGCGGCAATCCAGCCATTTGGTTTTAGTGCGCGCTTCAAGTTGGCAATCGTGTGATTTGGCATCTTAAACCACTGAAAAACAGCATTAGAAACAATCAAATCGTAAGGCTCATGCGTTGACCACTCGATCCTTTCTGCGTCACCAACTAAAAATGTCACCTGTGAGCTTACATTTACGCGGGCCTTTGACGCCTCTACCATTTGTTCAGCGATGTCTATCGCTGTAATCGCTGCTTTCGGAAAGCGATCTTGAAGAATTTTTGTCAGTATACCCGTCCCGCAGCCTACTTCCAAAATTCGAATCGGTTCATCGGTTTCTAAGTCACGCAATAATCTCTCCGCCATTTTTCTCTGAATAATCGCATGATCATCATAGGATTGAACGGAGCGGTTAAATTGACTCAAAACTTGACTCTTATGTAATTCCACTGTCTACTCTCTCCTTCATCCAATGAAAAAATCGATCTGCTTCTGTCCAAAACGGCAAATGACCCGCATGGTCCCAACACGTAAACTCACTTTGCGGCAAAGATGCTTCTAATTGTTTCGCTCCTAAATAAGGACAGATGGCATCTTCTATTCCTGTGAGTAAATAGGCCGGAGTGCGAATGCTTCTCGTTTTTTTACCTATGGTAAATTGCCGTAAATAATCGAGTCCCACCTCTAAAGCGCCCTGGTTCACGCTGCTTTCTTTCCTAAAACTCTGCCAGCTTTCATATTTTCCCTGCTTGACTTCGGAAGGAGAAAACATTTGGAGGTCAAACCCCTCAATCGCCCCTTTAGGATTAAGAGATACCTGTCTTTTTAACCTGCGAAGTGATCGTTCATCCGTCCCATGCGGAAACTCATTGGAACGAATAAACTGTCCGGTACCGCCAATTAAGAAAACAGAATGTACGCGGTCTGGGTGTCGGTAAGCCAAATCTAGCGCAGTCATTGCTCCAAGTGACCAGCCAACAATAACAACTGGCGATGTTAACTTCTTTAACGCAGCTTCTGCGATCAACATCATTTCGTCCACACTTTTACATCCATTAAAATCGACTTTTTTATGTATTCGTTCAGGCCAACGCATCATTTGTTCTTCCCAGACTCTCGAATCAACTGACCAACCTGAAACCCATAAAAAAGAACATTGATCTGACATGAAAACTCACTTCCTGACTTCGGTTTAAGAGCTTTTTTCTTTACACCAACCGATAATACCTAATTGTTAACTATATATAAAAATTAGTTAACAATAGGAGTATACCACATTAAAATAAAATAGATAAATAGGTTCCGTTAAAATTTGAATTTAACAATAGAGAAATAGACCTTTAAATCTGTACGAGAGCCTAATGTGGGAAGAACAAATGTGCATGACGTCTGAAGCTAGAAATCACTCCA encodes the following:
- the bioW gene encoding 6-carboxyhexanoate--CoA ligase; amino-acid sequence: MTEDKLYSVRMRASKYRSHEQGGKHISGGEMLTSYQDMKIAVNTLLDKALTHPKGNPDFMQIQFDPVDEAVERIKPLHVSTYDVTTVGKGQQLARELLESAGVPKWIIEKAYHLLSEDLNQSGATLIDIHSGACLAKSVRVSRMDWTNANFQMWAENHHLPDNPRMKEALVLASKVNHHVATVAELCWSDDPDYVTGYVASKKSGYERINKLKDSGDENGCRIFFVDNIKDTAAYIHYMEKQPILVQWGENNDT
- the bioC gene encoding malonyl-ACP O-methyltransferase BioC; the protein is MELHKSQVLSQFNRSVQSYDDHAIIQRKMAERLLRDLETDEPIRILEVGCGTGILTKILQDRFPKAAITAIDIAEQMVEASKARVNVSSQVTFLVGDAERIEWSTHEPYDLIVSNAVFQWFKMPNHTIANLKRALKPNGWIAASTFGPATFQELHRIFEEVKQEMGLTDGRHTLPMQEEKAWQAVLIGVGLKEVSTEQTIERLTYGNCQQFLKSVKAVGANYSENHYSLGTSRALLKEVMRRYDLAHRAGDGVYTTYEVIEIRGKGGRDDRG
- a CDS encoding alpha/beta fold hydrolase, coding for MSDQCSFLWVSGWSVDSRVWEEQMMRWPERIHKKVDFNGCKSVDEMMLIAEAALKKLTSPVVIVGWSLGAMTALDLAYRHPDRVHSVFLIGGTGQFIRSNEFPHGTDERSLRRLKRQVSLNPKGAIEGFDLQMFSPSEVKQGKYESWQSFRKESSVNQGALEVGLDYLRQFTIGKKTRSIRTPAYLLTGIEDAICPYLGAKQLEASLPQSEFTCWDHAGHLPFWTEADRFFHWMKERVDSGIT